The Panicum virgatum strain AP13 chromosome 5K, P.virgatum_v5, whole genome shotgun sequence genome has a window encoding:
- the LOC120706139 gene encoding probable ubiquitin-conjugating enzyme E2 23, protein MENLPNGSANAAEHNQENEKSMDASEPEGVPDVFVYREDVVSLKSKEDAHGLVLEVAGEYDSEGSITDDDDAHTEEREHKATRGAENSGADGDNASNGAEVDSQSSLPDNKVRVLWIDGSEKTEDIDDVVVVDRSFLHGDLVASASDPTGQMGLVVDVNLVVDVQAANGSLIKGVSSKDLRRIREFNVGDYVVSGPWLGRVDEVLDNVNVLFDDGSVCKVNKADPMRLKPVSSPIHPDTACPFYPGQRVKAVSSSVFKTSRWLNGLWKASRLEGTVTKVESVAVIVYWIASAHFAEQQSVPPEEQNPKDLTHLSCFSYANWQLTEWCLPYYRHTSCTDGAIAENSETKELNSDEHTGNKCTCSEISALLSDIPESQADCKTEQGQRTDTDANCRQTDVDSSADGLSMSDGDNSCVAKESESGTSVSAIPKESSQDYRKKFRKVFLKKDKRTKRRDESFERALLIANTYTKVDVIWQDGTKECGVTSTSLIPIHSPNDHEFFPEQYVVDKVTHDVDDSAEPKRVGLVRSVNAKDRTASVSWFKPSLHPEEPKEIQSHEIVSAYELDIHPDYDYCYGDVVVRLPSVSPLIESTNSEDKMELDKKLDSSEGLAASNVAPPDASADDQVSQKESCSQFTSLSWAGNIVGFQDGEIEVIWGDGSTSKVGPHEIYVVGRDDDGGSLDDGTASDGASWETVDDNEMDLLDDSAKDDSQNVPENSIERENGSFSSQDGSSVATGPLSVAFGFVTRLASDLFARGRRHLDGSNSDAMDEVESHQSDEVLETGDDIDKEHHVEMAEHTTDTANDSSADKTVDVIMAESPTDLECFKQHFDVLQCPPDHHYLESTAQGTGGRKWVKKIQQEWGILEKNLPDYIYVRVFEDRMDLIRAVIIGASGTPYQDGLFFFDFHIPPEYPQVPPSAYYHSGGLRVNPNLYVDGKVCLSLLNTWTGRGNEVWDPSSSSILQVLVSLQGLVLNEKPYFNEAGYEKQVGTVEGEKNAVPYNENTYLLSLKSMLYIMRRPPMHFEDFVKSHFRKRGHYILKACEAYLQGNVVGTLTDDACTTDRSKEHSSSVGFKLALAKILPRFIAALKETGADCDQYEHLGKTETVRDS, encoded by the exons ATGGAAAACCTACCAAATGGCTCAGCAAATGCTGCTGAGCATAACCAGGAAAACGAGAAGTCCATGGATGCTAGTGAGCCTGAAGGAGTTCCAGATGTTTTTGTTTACAGAGAAGATGTTGTCAGCTTGAAGTCCAAGGAGGATGCCCATGGATTAGTGTTGGAGGTTGCTGGGGAATATGATTCTGAAGGTAGCATCACTGACGATGATGATGCACATACTGAGGAGCGTGAACATAAGGCTACTCGTGGGGCTGAAAACAGTGGTGCTGATGGTGATAATGCCAGTAATGGAGCTGAAGTTGACAGCCAGAGTTCTTTGCCTGATAACAAAGTTCGCGTGTTATGGATAGATGGTAGTGAAAAGACAGAAGATATTGACGATGTAGTTGTAGTTGACAGAAGTTTCCTTCATGGAGACTTAGTTGCTTCTGCTTCGGACCCAACTGGTCAGATGGGGCTTGTTGTGGATGTCAATCTTGTGGTTGATGTACAAGCTGCCAATGGAAGTCTGATAAAGGGTGTATCCTCAAAGGATTTGAGACGAATCAGGGAATTCAATGTGGGTGATTATGTTGTCTCTGGTCCATGGCTTGGTCGAGTTGATGAAGTGCTAGATAATGTTAATGTGTTGTTTGACGATGGCTCTGTCTGTAAGGTGAACAAGGCAGATCCTATGCGCCTAAAGCCAGTGTCAAGCCCAATTCACCCGGATACAGCTTGCCCCTTCTATCCAGGACAGCGTGTGAAGGCAGTGTCATCATCTGTTTTCAAAACATCAAGGTGGCTTAATGGATTGTGGAAAGCAAGTCGTCTTGAAGGTACGGTTACAAAAGTGGAGAGTGTTGCTGTTATAGTCTACTGGATTGCATCTGCACACTTTGCAGAACAGCAATCTGTTCCTCCGGAGGAGCAGAACCCAAAAGACCTGACTCATTTGTCTTGTTTCTCATACGCAAACTGGCAATTAACTGAATGGTGCCTTCCCTACTACCGACACACTTCATGTACTGATGGTGCTATAGCTGAAAACTCAGAGACAAAAGAGTTAAACTCGGATGAGCATACAGGAAACAAGTGTACATGCTCAGAAATCTCAGCTCTACTATCTGATATTCCTGAATCTCAAGCTGATTGTAAGACTGAACAAGGTCAAAGGACTGATACAGATGCAAATTGTAGGCAGACAGATGTTGATTCTTCTGCTGATGGATTGAGCATGTCAGATGGGGATAATTCTTGTGTAGCCAAAGAATCCGAATCAGGAACTAGTGTATCAGCCATCCCAAAGGAGAGCTCACAGGACTATAGAAAAAAGTTTAGGAAAGTGTTTCTTAAAAAAGACaaaagaacaaaaagaagagATGAGAGCTTCGAGCGAGCTCTACTCATAGCAAATACATATACCAAAGTTGATGTAATCTGGCAGGATGGGACAAAGGAATGTGGAGTAACCTCAACATCACTGATTCCTATCCACAGTCCAAATGACCATGAGTTCTTCCCAGAGCAGTATGTTGTCGACAAGGTCACTCATGATGTCGATGATTCGGCCGAACCAAAGCGTGTGGGTCTTGTTAGAAGTGTTAATGCCAAGGATCGAACTGCATCCGTATCATGGTTTAAGCCTTCGCTACACCCAGAGGAGCCAAAGGAGATTCAGTCTCATGAAATTGTGAGTGCATATGAACTGGATATCCATCCAGATTATGATTATTGCTATGGAGATGTTGTTGTCCGCTTGCCATCTGTTTCACCACTGATTGAATCAACCAATAGTGAGGACAAAATGGAACTGGATAAGAAGTTAGATTCATCAGAAGGATTGGCTGCTTCAAATGTGGCACCCCCTGATGCTAGTGCTGATGATCAAGTTTCACAGAAGGAATCCTGTTCGCAGTTTACAAGCCTTTCATGGGCTGGAAATATAGTTGGCTTTCAAGATGGTGAGATTGAAGTCATTTGGGGTGATGGGTCAACTTCTAAG GTCGGACCTCATGAAATATATGTTGTTGGTCGCGATGATGATGGTGGCTCACTAGATGATGGAACTGCCTCTGACGGTGCTAGCTGGGAGACTGTTGATGACAATGAAATGGATTTACTTGATGATTCTGCGAAG GATGATTCACAAAATGTACCTGAGAATAGTATTGAAAGGGAAAACGGTTCATTCAGTTCCCAGGATGGTAGTTCTGTTGCAACGGGTCCCCTATCTGTTGCTTTTGGCTTTGTGACCCGATTGGCGAGTGATCTTTTTGCTCGTGGTAGAAGGCATTTAGACGGATCAAACTCAGATGCTATGGATGAAGTTGAGTCTCATCAGTCTGATGAGGTTTTAGAAACTGGTGATGACATTGATAAGGAGCATCATGTCGAAATGGCCGAGCATACCACAGATACAGCAAATGATTCTTCTGCTGACAAGACTGTAGATGTGATTATGGCTGAGAGTCCTACAGATTTGGAATGCTTCAAACAACACTTTGATGTTCTGCAATGTCCTCCAGACCATCACTACCTTGAAAGCACAGCACAG GGTACGGGGGGAAGAAAATGGGTCAAAAAAATACAGCAGGAATGGGGCATACTTGAGAAGAACCTACCAG ACTATATTTATGTCAGGGTATTTGAAGATCGCATGGATCTCATAAGAGCCGTGATTATTGGAGCAAGTGGAACACCCTACCAAGATGGTCTGTTCTTCTTTGATTTCCACATTCCACCTGAGTACCCGCAAGTTCCTCCG TCAGCATACTATCATTCTGGTGGTTTGCGTGTAAACCCAAACCTGTACGTGGACGGGAAGGTTTGCTTAAGCCTCTTAAATACTTGGACGGGCAGAGGGAACGAAGTTTGGGATCCATCATCATCAAGTATTCTCCAAGTACTAGTTTCACTTCAGGGATTGGTTCTCAATGAAAAGCCCTATTTTAATGAGGCTGGGTATGAGAAGCAAGTTGGTACTGTTGAAGGGGAGAAGAATGCAGTGCCCTATAATGAGAACACGTACTTGCTGAGCTTGAAATCCATGCTATATATCATGAGACGACCTCCTATG CATTTTGAGGATTTTGTGAAGAGCCATTTCCGGAAGCGTGGCCACTACATCCTTAAAGCTTGCGAGGCCTATTTGCAAGGGAATGTGGTTGGCACGCTCACTGACGATGCCTGCACCACCGACAGAAGCAAGGAGCACTCTAGCTCTGTTGGCTTCAAGCTCGCATTGGCAAAGATTTTACCACGGTTCATCGCAGCCCTGAAGGAAACTGGAGCCGACTGTGACCAATACGAGCACCTTGGGAAAACAGAAACTGTTAGAGATAGCTGA